A window of the Zavarzinia compransoris genome harbors these coding sequences:
- a CDS encoding TetR/AcrR family transcriptional regulator has protein sequence MGTDSGQGARASAGPARRRGPSPEKTARTRAQVVQAAMAEFLDQGYSAATMAGVARRAGLAKGTLYLYFPTKEALFAGIVRDIVTNPLQEAEAQAIGAEETVADYFRRTLVPVMRRIESSGRAAVARLILAEGARFPVLAEVYREEVFHPLVDHIRLHAARAIARGEPGGEILARHPHLLIAPLWVGMVNNGVIAPDRPLDIGAMFEASLDLIFR, from the coding sequence ATGGGGACGGACAGCGGGCAGGGGGCGCGGGCATCGGCCGGTCCGGCCCGGCGCCGGGGGCCCAGCCCGGAAAAGACGGCGCGGACCCGGGCCCAGGTGGTCCAGGCGGCGATGGCGGAATTCCTGGACCAGGGCTATTCGGCCGCGACCATGGCCGGGGTCGCGCGGCGGGCCGGTCTCGCCAAGGGCACGCTCTATCTCTATTTCCCGACCAAGGAGGCGCTGTTCGCCGGCATCGTCCGCGATATCGTCACCAACCCCTTGCAGGAGGCGGAGGCCCAGGCGATCGGTGCCGAGGAAACGGTGGCCGACTATTTCCGCCGCACCCTGGTCCCGGTCATGCGCCGGATCGAAAGCAGCGGCCGCGCCGCCGTCGCCCGCCTGATCCTGGCGGAAGGGGCGCGCTTTCCGGTCCTGGCGGAAGTCTACCGCGAAGAAGTGTTCCACCCGCTGGTCGATCATATCCGCCTGCATGCCGCCCGCGCCATCGCCCGGGGCGAGCCGGGGGGCGAGATCCTGGCCCGCCATCCCCACCTGCTGATCGCGCCGCTCTGGGTCGGCATGGTCAACAACGGGGTGATCGCGCCGGACCGGCCGCTCGACATCGGCGCCATGTTCGAGGCCAGCCTCGACCTGATCTTCCGCTGA
- a CDS encoding ATP-binding protein produces MEDFTNKKNLLILIQLRWLAVCGQVITMEVVHYMLGITLPLPSMAAVVLFLIALNIVALTRYRQLEEVTNFELMLELLLDVVALTIQLYLSGGASNPFISLYLLQVILAAVLLEAWSAWLVVAVSIGGFIALTFAHYPLNLPHGGPQDLFSLHVQGMFIGFFLAAFLVVLFLSRIQGNLRSREANLAALRQRALEEDHVVRLGLLASGAAHELGTPLATLSVILGDWQRMPALAGDPDLKREMAEMQAQLERCKAIVSGILLSAGDMRGEGTLRTTLAGFLDETVEEWRDSRNPAALDYTSVITDDVPIVSDTALKQVIFNVLDNALEASPAWIGVAAGRQGGNIVVTVSDAGPGFAPEMLKEFGKPYRSTKGRPGGGLGLYLVANVVRKLGGTVSARNGADGGASVTLALPVAALSPVPLPAGGAHER; encoded by the coding sequence ATGGAGGATTTCACCAACAAGAAGAACCTGCTGATCCTGATCCAGCTGCGCTGGCTGGCGGTCTGCGGGCAGGTGATCACCATGGAGGTGGTCCACTACATGCTCGGGATCACATTGCCGCTGCCGTCCATGGCGGCGGTGGTGCTGTTCCTGATCGCACTCAATATCGTCGCCCTGACCCGCTATCGGCAGCTCGAGGAAGTGACCAATTTCGAGCTGATGCTGGAATTGCTGCTCGATGTCGTCGCCCTCACCATCCAGCTTTACCTGAGCGGCGGGGCGTCCAATCCGTTCATCTCGCTCTACCTGTTGCAGGTGATCCTGGCCGCCGTCTTGCTCGAAGCCTGGTCGGCCTGGCTGGTGGTGGCGGTCTCGATCGGCGGCTTCATCGCGCTGACCTTCGCCCATTACCCGCTCAACCTGCCCCACGGCGGGCCGCAGGACCTGTTCAGCCTGCATGTCCAGGGCATGTTCATCGGCTTCTTCCTGGCCGCCTTCCTGGTCGTGTTGTTCCTGTCGCGCATCCAGGGCAACCTCCGCTCGCGCGAGGCCAATCTGGCGGCGCTGCGCCAGCGTGCGCTGGAGGAGGATCACGTCGTCCGCCTCGGCCTGCTCGCCTCCGGCGCCGCCCATGAGCTGGGCACGCCGCTGGCGACGCTGTCCGTCATCCTCGGCGACTGGCAGCGCATGCCGGCCCTGGCCGGGGATCCGGACCTGAAGCGCGAGATGGCGGAAATGCAGGCCCAGCTGGAACGCTGCAAAGCGATCGTCTCCGGCATCCTGCTGTCCGCCGGCGACATGCGGGGCGAGGGCACGCTGCGCACGACCCTCGCCGGCTTCCTGGACGAGACGGTGGAGGAATGGCGGGACAGCCGCAATCCCGCCGCCCTCGACTATACCAGCGTGATCACCGACGATGTCCCTATCGTCTCGGACACCGCCCTGAAACAGGTGATCTTCAACGTGCTCGACAATGCGCTCGAAGCCTCGCCCGCCTGGATCGGCGTCGCCGCCGGCCGCCAGGGCGGGAATATCGTCGTCACTGTCAGCGATGCCGGCCCCGGTTTCGCGCCCGAGATGCTGAAGGAATTCGGCAAGCCCTATCGCTCGACCAAGGGGCGGCCGGGGGGCGGGCTCGGGCTCTATCTCGTCGCCAATGTGGTGCGGAAACTTGGCGGCACGGTCAGCGCCCGCAACGGCGCCGACGGCGGCGCCAGCGTCACCCTGGCCCTGCCGGTGGCCGCCCTTTCGCCCGTGCCCTTGCCGGCAGGGGGCGCCCATGAGCGCTGA
- a CDS encoding TonB-dependent siderophore receptor: MRSHAFARGCQTAIYLSLALMPAVALGQQATPAEETAAEELPTVVVTAEQELKQAPGVSVITEQDLKERPATNDLMDIIRTMPGVNLSGNSSSGQYGNNRQIDLRGMGPENTLILIDGKPVTSRNSIRMGRSGERNTRGDSNWVPADQVERIEVIRGPAAARYGSGAAGGVINIITKKITNELSGSATAYVNVPEHGEEGDSRRLNFNLSGPVVQDALSFRIYGGYNRTDADDLDLNGDYLATGGVTPPAGREGVENWDINALARWALDAQQTLDFEAAYSRQGNIYAGDRAVSGTGTDLLTSLANDGAETNRMLRRTFAVTHKGEWGWAWSNAYVQWENTRNTRLNEGLAGGPEGSINTATVTSTSTLDNYTAHGEINIPFEVLAPQTLTAGAEWSTQKLDDPFSVSQTVGAATGSIGGISASGRSGEAEQDNFALFLEDNIEVMPGVMVTPGLRFDHNSNFGSNVSPSLNLSVEVADGIFVKGGIARAFKAPNLYQANPNYLYYTMGMGCPVDYPNLGGGCYILGNADLDPEVSVNKEIGLSFDRNGWNASLTYFHNDYENKIVAGDVPVGNTTGGTSTGRVFKWDNAPEALVEGLEGNILVPVTQDISWNTNFTYMLKNHNKEDGQPLSVIPEYTINSTLKWRPTEALVLTGSVTYYGEQEPRTIQTSGAASTGDQLRTRDPYAIFGLSGTYDVTDYASVTAGVSNLLDERLFREANSNGEGANTYNEPGRAFYLSITTSF, encoded by the coding sequence ATGCGTTCCCATGCCTTTGCCCGCGGTTGCCAGACCGCGATCTATCTCTCGCTTGCCCTGATGCCGGCGGTGGCGCTCGGCCAGCAGGCGACCCCCGCCGAGGAGACGGCGGCGGAGGAACTGCCGACCGTGGTGGTGACCGCCGAGCAGGAATTGAAGCAGGCGCCGGGCGTTTCCGTGATCACGGAACAGGACCTGAAGGAACGCCCCGCGACCAACGACCTGATGGACATCATCCGCACCATGCCGGGCGTCAACCTGTCGGGCAATTCCTCGTCCGGGCAATATGGCAACAACCGCCAGATCGACCTGCGCGGCATGGGGCCGGAAAACACCCTGATCCTGATCGACGGCAAGCCCGTGACCTCGCGCAATTCGATCCGCATGGGCCGCAGCGGCGAGCGCAACACCCGCGGCGATTCCAACTGGGTGCCGGCCGACCAGGTCGAACGGATCGAGGTGATCCGCGGCCCGGCGGCCGCGCGCTACGGCTCGGGCGCCGCCGGCGGCGTGATCAACATCATCACGAAGAAGATCACCAACGAATTGAGCGGCTCGGCCACGGCCTATGTGAATGTCCCCGAACATGGCGAGGAAGGCGATTCCCGCCGCCTGAACTTCAACCTCAGCGGCCCGGTGGTGCAGGACGCCCTGTCCTTCCGCATCTATGGCGGTTACAACCGGACCGATGCGGACGACCTCGACCTCAACGGCGACTATCTGGCCACGGGCGGGGTCACCCCGCCGGCCGGGCGCGAGGGCGTCGAGAACTGGGATATCAATGCGCTCGCCCGCTGGGCGCTCGACGCCCAGCAGACCCTGGATTTCGAGGCCGCCTACAGCCGCCAGGGCAATATCTACGCCGGCGACCGCGCGGTCAGCGGCACCGGCACGGACCTGCTGACCTCGCTCGCCAACGACGGGGCGGAGACCAACCGCATGCTGCGGCGGACCTTCGCGGTCACCCACAAGGGCGAATGGGGCTGGGCCTGGTCCAATGCCTATGTCCAGTGGGAAAATACGCGCAACACCCGCCTGAACGAAGGGCTGGCCGGTGGTCCCGAGGGCTCGATCAACACGGCGACGGTAACTTCGACTTCCACGCTCGACAATTACACGGCGCATGGCGAGATCAACATCCCCTTCGAAGTGCTGGCGCCCCAGACCCTGACCGCCGGCGCGGAATGGAGCACGCAGAAGCTGGACGACCCGTTCTCGGTCTCGCAGACGGTCGGCGCCGCCACCGGTTCGATCGGGGGCATCTCGGCTTCCGGCCGCTCGGGCGAGGCGGAGCAGGACAATTTCGCCCTCTTCCTCGAGGATAATATCGAAGTGATGCCCGGGGTCATGGTGACGCCCGGCCTTCGCTTCGATCACAATTCCAATTTCGGCTCGAACGTCAGCCCGTCGCTGAATCTTTCGGTCGAGGTGGCGGACGGGATCTTCGTCAAGGGCGGTATCGCCCGCGCCTTCAAGGCCCCCAATCTCTATCAGGCCAATCCGAATTACCTCTATTACACCATGGGCATGGGCTGCCCGGTGGATTATCCCAACCTGGGCGGCGGCTGCTATATCCTGGGCAATGCCGATCTCGATCCCGAGGTCAGCGTGAACAAGGAAATCGGCCTCAGCTTCGACCGGAACGGCTGGAACGCCAGCCTGACCTATTTCCACAACGACTATGAAAACAAGATCGTCGCCGGCGACGTGCCGGTGGGCAACACCACGGGCGGCACCAGCACCGGCCGCGTGTTCAAATGGGACAATGCGCCGGAAGCCCTGGTCGAGGGCCTCGAGGGCAATATCCTGGTGCCGGTGACGCAGGATATCTCCTGGAACACGAATTTCACCTACATGCTGAAGAACCATAACAAGGAAGACGGCCAGCCGCTGTCGGTGATCCCGGAATATACCATCAACTCGACCCTGAAATGGCGCCCGACCGAGGCTTTGGTGCTGACCGGCTCGGTCACCTATTACGGCGAGCAGGAACCGCGCACGATCCAGACCTCGGGGGCGGCATCGACCGGGGACCAGCTCCGCACCCGCGATCCCTATGCGATCTTCGGTCTCTCGGGGACCTATGACGTGACCGACTATGCCTCGGTCACGGCGGGGGTGAGCAACCTGCTGGACGAACGCCTGTTCCGCGAGGCCAATTCGAACGGCGAAGGCGCCAATACCTACAACGAGCCCGGCCGCGCCTTCTATCTCAGCATCACGACCAGCTTCTGA
- a CDS encoding MFS transporter, protein MAPFSPRSPWLSFILVALALVAGTMGATMPSPLYPLYETAWGLVPSDIAVIYVAYMAGVVASFLFLGRLSARFGALPVLKAGLVVVLAGLALCALAPDRTVLILGRAVIGVASGLITSAATLGLIETEPAGPGGRASIIASSVTMAGFGLGPFVTGLVGQWAPAPLLTPYAVVFVLAGLVLAGLAVFAGRGQRPEPPPALSFMPRLVLPAQRGLFLIAGFAVFCAYALFSLIASLAPSFIAGVLPWHGPAVSGTFVAAVLFCSASVQWPGRRLDTGRGLTLALGLMSLGSAGLGYAGASGSILAFAAADIVIGMGHGLAFMSGLGLVNRIGRQEGGHAGILASFLTIGYLGTIVPILGIGLLADRIGLGPAIAAFCAGTGGFCLLLLAACRGHRRPAPVRSWS, encoded by the coding sequence ATGGCACCATTTTCGCCGCGCTCTCCCTGGCTTTCCTTCATCCTCGTTGCCCTGGCCCTGGTCGCCGGGACCATGGGGGCGACCATGCCCAGCCCGCTCTATCCCCTGTATGAGACCGCCTGGGGCCTCGTCCCCAGCGACATCGCCGTGATCTATGTCGCCTATATGGCCGGGGTGGTCGCCAGCTTCCTGTTTCTCGGGCGCCTGTCGGCGCGCTTCGGCGCCCTGCCGGTGCTCAAGGCGGGGCTGGTGGTGGTCCTGGCCGGGCTTGCCCTTTGCGCCCTGGCGCCCGACCGCACCGTGCTCATCCTCGGGCGGGCGGTGATCGGGGTCGCGTCGGGCCTGATCACCAGCGCCGCCACCCTGGGCCTGATCGAGACCGAGCCGGCGGGGCCGGGGGGCCGGGCCTCGATCATCGCCTCCTCGGTGACCATGGCGGGGTTCGGCCTCGGGCCCTTCGTCACCGGCCTCGTCGGGCAATGGGCGCCGGCGCCGCTGCTGACCCCCTATGCCGTGGTCTTCGTCCTGGCCGGGCTGGTCCTGGCCGGGCTTGCCGTCTTCGCCGGGCGCGGGCAGCGCCCCGAGCCGCCGCCGGCGCTTTCCTTCATGCCGCGCCTGGTGCTGCCGGCGCAGCGCGGGCTGTTCCTGATCGCGGGCTTCGCGGTCTTCTGCGCCTATGCCCTGTTCAGCCTGATCGCCTCGCTGGCGCCGTCCTTCATCGCCGGGGTGCTGCCCTGGCACGGGCCGGCGGTCAGCGGCACCTTCGTCGCCGCCGTATTATTCTGTTCGGCCTCGGTGCAATGGCCCGGGCGGCGGCTCGACACCGGCCGGGGCCTGACGCTGGCCCTCGGGCTGATGAGCCTCGGCTCGGCCGGGCTCGGCTATGCCGGGGCGAGCGGCTCGATCCTGGCCTTCGCCGCGGCCGATATCGTCATCGGCATGGGACACGGGCTGGCCTTCATGTCCGGCCTCGGCCTCGTCAACCGGATCGGCCGGCAGGAAGGCGGGCACGCCGGCATCCTGGCCAGTTTCCTGACCATCGGCTATCTCGGCACCATCGTGCCCATCCTGGGCATCGGGCTGCTGGCCGATCGCATCGGCCTCGGCCCGGCGATCGCCGCCTTCTGCGCCGGCACCGGCGGCTTCTGCCTGCTGTTGCTGGCAGCCTGCCGCGGGCACCGGCGCCCGGCCCCGGTCAGAAGCTGGTCGTGA
- a CDS encoding response regulator transcription factor has protein sequence MSADLSLLIVEDDVAFATALRRSFERRGYDVRCCEGAEGLPALLAGFSPRHAIVDLKVVGGSGLECVRLLHRHDAGLRIVVLTGFASIATAVEAIKLGACHYLPKPSNTDDIIAAFERAGGDAQVPLGQRPTSIKTLEWERIHETLVETDFNISEAARRLGMHRRTLARKLEKRQVK, from the coding sequence ATGAGCGCTGACCTCAGCCTGCTCATCGTCGAGGACGACGTCGCCTTCGCCACCGCCCTGCGCCGCTCGTTCGAGCGCCGGGGCTACGACGTCCGCTGCTGCGAGGGGGCGGAGGGCCTGCCCGCCCTGCTGGCCGGCTTCTCGCCCCGCCATGCCATCGTCGACCTCAAGGTCGTCGGCGGTTCCGGCCTCGAATGCGTCCGGCTGCTGCACCGGCACGATGCCGGACTGCGGATCGTGGTCCTGACCGGTTTCGCCAGCATCGCGACCGCGGTCGAGGCGATCAAGCTGGGCGCCTGCCACTACCTGCCGAAACCGTCCAACACCGACGATATCATCGCCGCCTTCGAGCGCGCGGGCGGCGACGCCCAGGTTCCCCTGGGCCAGCGCCCGACCTCGATCAAGACGCTGGAATGGGAACGCATCCACGAGACCCTGGTCGAGACCGACTTCAACATTTCCGAGGCCGCCCGCCGCCTCGGCATGCATCGCCGGACCCTGGCGCGCAAGCTCGAGAAGCGGCAGGTGAAATAG